Proteins encoded in a region of the Terriglobia bacterium genome:
- a CDS encoding aminotransferase class IV → MSLENSRLRFQDPSGSVWLDGRLVEPREAAILVTDPAIQFGLGVFESLALRAGRALEQSAHVDRLFACAARLGVPLPARAELESAIAGAAAGVEGGCGWLRVIASRSGRCAVFAGRMDPSEEGRSVRAVLLPWRRSPADVLTGLKSLNYAANVLGLEEAERRGAEEGLWLNTRGHLAEGCSSNLFVVRSRAIFTPAERDGILPGIVRGLAIDAARGLGLPIHEGKVRVPRLLRADEAFLTSSTRGVRPLVEFEGKPVGRGRPGPVTAAIAEEVRRLRGIDTAEAARRRT, encoded by the coding sequence GTGAGCCTCGAAAACTCCCGTCTCAGGTTCCAGGACCCTAGCGGATCCGTCTGGCTCGACGGGCGCCTCGTCGAGCCGCGGGAGGCCGCGATCCTCGTCACCGATCCGGCCATACAGTTCGGCCTGGGAGTCTTCGAGTCGCTGGCCCTGCGCGCGGGGCGCGCGCTCGAGCAGAGCGCGCACGTCGACCGCCTGTTCGCGTGCGCGGCGCGCCTCGGCGTCCCCCTGCCGGCGAGAGCCGAGCTGGAGTCGGCCATCGCAGGGGCCGCGGCCGGCGTCGAGGGAGGCTGCGGCTGGCTTCGGGTGATCGCGAGCCGGTCGGGCCGATGCGCGGTGTTCGCGGGAAGGATGGATCCGTCCGAGGAGGGGAGGAGCGTGCGTGCGGTCCTGCTCCCCTGGCGGCGCAGTCCCGCCGACGTTCTCACCGGGCTCAAGAGCCTGAACTACGCGGCGAACGTGCTGGGCCTCGAGGAAGCCGAGCGGCGGGGCGCCGAGGAAGGGCTCTGGCTCAACACGCGAGGCCATCTCGCGGAAGGATGCTCGAGCAACCTGTTCGTGGTGAGATCGCGCGCGATCTTCACGCCGGCGGAGCGCGACGGGATCCTGCCGGGGATCGTCCGCGGGCTCGCGATCGACGCCGCCCGCGGCCTCGGTCTCCCGATCCACGAGGGGAAGGTGCGCGTTCCCCGGCTGCTTCGGGCGGACGAGGCGTTCCTGACGTCGAGCACCCGGGGCGTCCGGCCCCTGGTGGAATTCGAGGGGAAGCCAGTGGGTCGCGGGCGGCCTGGCCCGGTTACGGCCGCGATCGCGGAGGAGGTCCGCAGGCTCCGCGGGATCGACACGGCGGAGGCGGCGCGCCGGCGTACGTGA
- the lexA gene encoding transcriptional repressor LexA, with protein MALTRRQREVLDVIREFIGTNGYSPSLEEIGKSLGLSSVATVHKHVSHLVAKGYARRIWNQNRSIELTPGPEVPLARSVPVVGLLAAGVPIVTVPDGGTVVIAAGLAPEGLKAHALRVVGDSLLPAAMRDGDLVIVEERVEAADGETVVAILDESRSAVATLRRDRDRTWLEAHPGEPLTVSPARVEIRGVLLGLVRRYPKP; from the coding sequence ATGGCCCTGACGCGCCGGCAGCGGGAGGTCCTGGACGTGATCCGGGAGTTCATCGGGACGAACGGGTACTCGCCGAGCCTCGAGGAGATCGGGAAGTCCCTCGGCCTCTCCTCGGTCGCGACGGTCCACAAGCACGTCTCGCACCTCGTCGCGAAGGGATACGCGCGCCGGATCTGGAATCAGAACCGCTCGATCGAGCTGACCCCGGGGCCGGAGGTCCCACTGGCTCGGAGCGTGCCGGTCGTGGGGCTGCTCGCGGCGGGTGTCCCGATCGTGACGGTTCCCGACGGCGGGACCGTCGTGATCGCTGCGGGCCTGGCGCCCGAAGGGCTCAAGGCCCATGCGCTCCGGGTCGTCGGCGACTCGCTCCTCCCTGCCGCCATGCGAGATGGCGACCTCGTGATCGTCGAGGAGCGGGTGGAGGCCGCCGACGGCGAGACGGTGGTCGCGATCCTGGACGAATCGCGGTCCGCGGTCGCGACCCTACGTCGCGACCGGGACAGGACGTGGCTCGAGGCTCATCCGGGGGAGCCGTTGACGGTCTCTCCGGCGCGCGTCGAGATCCGGGGGGTGTTGCTCGGACTCGTTCGCAGGTACCCGAAGCCGTGA
- a CDS encoding HEAT repeat domain-containing protein, translating to MRRILRVILPLALLIAMAAGTAIASEPNPQEPSESAQAMIEHERIRAAVEAILTDAADHKIERSSIERRLVALGPPMVEFIVPEFTAPRTPNYPLACRVLGRVKCDASVQALRTAVAEADKDSGGLARKKKLWACYGLAMLGEVDAVDLLNSGRLRAATVELFEQMSGIEVVGALTAPASIPRLLAQAQKYAEIPEMTRDLTSVLDALGRIADPSTLPKILPYLKHSDLGVRAAAARAIGRLGSLAGIPPLLEMLTDSESIPRAAAAVALEQLRPAGKAKEIVARLDVESETSVRMPLYRTLGEISGEAAIEPLSGYWGRRDYLDRMWIANVLGTIGDPKGLNLLRTALQDKEVTVAIHAVNSIAMIGGAGAMETLLALLSDPRWPLVESVLGPLVAAKERRAGPRIAERLLKGYLASPLADASRWSDVYALGDAMVALRYWDAIVGVREAGKVQTDPTLIAYLDGLLRRLTAIRENQDDVKKWLAAAAGDDPGLRRLAYTRLGEIGGEEADRGLADLFAGAKPDDQVEILRATAAGASPAAASLVEHVLLDPAYDSLEKQPIRDMAAYAARRLGDPKMTDALRASAERSEGRDIDVLIYLAVASGKQAIPTLKAVRIPRLRSFHMMRGHEQVRLDWMLRELDAGRSIASMDVPPERIKLE from the coding sequence GTGCGCCGAATTCTTCGCGTGATCCTGCCGCTGGCGTTACTGATCGCGATGGCCGCGGGCACCGCGATCGCGTCGGAGCCGAACCCGCAGGAGCCGTCGGAGAGCGCTCAGGCGATGATCGAGCACGAGAGGATTCGAGCGGCCGTGGAGGCGATCCTGACCGACGCCGCGGACCACAAGATCGAGCGCTCGTCGATCGAGCGGCGGCTCGTGGCTCTCGGCCCTCCGATGGTCGAGTTCATCGTGCCGGAATTCACCGCGCCGAGGACCCCGAACTATCCCCTGGCATGCCGCGTGCTTGGCCGGGTGAAGTGCGACGCGTCGGTCCAGGCGCTCCGAACGGCGGTCGCGGAGGCCGACAAGGACTCCGGCGGACTCGCCCGCAAGAAGAAGCTCTGGGCGTGCTACGGGCTGGCGATGCTCGGCGAGGTGGACGCCGTGGATCTCCTGAACTCGGGCCGGCTCAGGGCCGCGACGGTCGAGCTGTTCGAGCAGATGAGCGGCATCGAGGTCGTCGGCGCGCTGACCGCGCCGGCGAGCATCCCGCGGCTCCTCGCCCAGGCGCAGAAGTACGCCGAGATCCCCGAGATGACGCGGGACCTCACCTCCGTCCTGGACGCGCTGGGACGGATTGCGGATCCGTCGACGCTGCCCAAGATCCTCCCCTATCTCAAGCACTCGGATCTCGGGGTTCGCGCCGCGGCGGCGCGGGCGATCGGGCGCCTCGGTAGCCTCGCCGGCATCCCCCCGCTCCTCGAGATGCTCACGGACAGCGAGTCGATCCCACGCGCGGCGGCGGCCGTCGCCCTCGAGCAGCTCAGGCCCGCCGGGAAGGCGAAGGAGATCGTGGCGCGCCTCGACGTCGAGAGCGAGACGTCGGTGCGGATGCCGCTCTACCGCACGCTCGGCGAGATCTCGGGCGAGGCGGCGATCGAGCCCCTGAGCGGGTACTGGGGCAGGAGGGACTATCTCGACCGGATGTGGATCGCGAACGTCCTGGGAACCATCGGAGACCCCAAGGGGCTCAACCTGCTCCGGACGGCTCTACAGGACAAGGAAGTCACCGTGGCGATCCACGCGGTGAACTCGATCGCGATGATCGGCGGTGCCGGCGCGATGGAGACGCTGCTCGCGCTCCTCTCGGATCCGCGCTGGCCTCTGGTCGAGAGCGTCCTCGGTCCCCTCGTCGCCGCAAAGGAGCGCCGGGCGGGGCCGCGCATCGCGGAGCGCCTTCTGAAGGGGTATCTCGCGTCGCCGCTCGCGGATGCCAGCCGGTGGAGCGACGTCTACGCCCTCGGCGACGCGATGGTCGCCTTGCGGTATTGGGACGCGATCGTGGGAGTCCGCGAGGCGGGCAAGGTCCAGACCGATCCGACCTTGATCGCGTACCTCGACGGCTTGCTCCGTCGCCTCACCGCGATCCGGGAGAATCAGGACGACGTCAAGAAGTGGCTCGCCGCGGCGGCCGGCGACGACCCCGGCCTTCGTCGCCTCGCCTACACGCGACTCGGTGAGATCGGGGGCGAAGAGGCGGACCGGGGCCTCGCGGACCTGTTCGCCGGAGCGAAGCCGGACGATCAGGTGGAGATCCTGCGCGCCACCGCCGCCGGGGCATCCCCGGCGGCGGCCTCCCTCGTCGAGCACGTCCTCCTCGACCCGGCATACGACTCACTCGAGAAGCAGCCCATCCGGGACATGGCGGCCTATGCGGCGCGGCGGCTCGGCGACCCGAAGATGACCGACGCCCTTCGAGCGTCGGCCGAGCGGAGCGAGGGACGGGACATCGACGTGCTGATCTACCTCGCCGTGGCCTCGGGGAAGCAGGCGATCCCGACCCTCAAGGCCGTGCGGATCCCGCGGCTCCGGTCGTTCCACATGATGCGGGGCCACGAACAGGTCCGGCTCGACTGGATGCTGAGGGAGCTCGACGCCGGCCGGTCCATCGCGTCGATGGACGTGCCGCCGGAGCGGATCAAGCTCGAGTAG
- a CDS encoding HD domain-containing protein, which produces MIDDGEEPLAASGEPVKVSAGIPPIRRRGRILFSLLAVFVIVGLVPLATVAWKLIDVNREALKTSQQEYQLLMASSVARDVDGQVDALRAQLSSLAKGIGGLLGHSGTVDPETIRRALADIADDRMTYLRYMDFRGGMVDTRSTATLPPDLDALFFAGLRRSAESMSEGRGGTTVPTISEPILLAGGAPRAVAILSAPVVSGGMFRGILSALVDLQAVWDGVAGGNRTGHTMFALDSKGRVFATSARSSEAPDRDFARSEIARKFLNAPGRARETMPFTLQRNGKPERYLGSYEVTREGWGVFVQAKERQVYLPVRDMVASTLRWALLALSLAILAAVVSAGTLSTPIDRLAAATRAFAAGDLSHRVQVRSRNEIGELAEAFNRMASQIEDSIGRLKQAAEENNQLFLGTIRALAQAIDTKDPYTRGHSVRVNKYSVIIARYIGLPRDEIQNIHVASLLHDVGKIGIDDAILKKPARLTADEMSVMRTHTALGASIMSPIRQMAKILPGLRSHHERWRGDGYPDALEGEAIPLMARIIAVADTFDAMTTTRPYQRACTFEDAVRRLNEMKGTALEEKVVEAFNRAYHAGEFRPEERASQAVQSATA; this is translated from the coding sequence ATGATCGACGACGGGGAGGAGCCGCTCGCGGCGAGCGGAGAACCGGTCAAGGTGTCCGCCGGGATCCCACCGATCCGGCGGAGGGGGAGGATCCTCTTCTCCCTCCTCGCGGTCTTCGTGATCGTGGGGCTCGTCCCGCTCGCCACCGTCGCCTGGAAGCTGATCGACGTCAACCGGGAAGCTCTCAAGACGTCCCAGCAGGAGTACCAGCTCCTGATGGCCTCATCGGTGGCGCGGGACGTGGACGGCCAGGTGGATGCCCTCCGCGCCCAGCTCTCGTCCCTGGCGAAAGGAATCGGCGGCCTCCTGGGGCATTCGGGGACGGTCGATCCGGAGACGATCCGCCGGGCGCTCGCGGACATCGCGGACGACCGGATGACCTACCTCCGCTACATGGATTTCCGCGGCGGGATGGTGGACACCCGCTCGACCGCCACACTCCCGCCGGACCTCGACGCGCTGTTCTTCGCGGGACTCAGGCGATCGGCGGAGTCCATGTCGGAAGGACGCGGAGGGACCACGGTCCCGACGATCTCGGAGCCGATCCTCCTCGCCGGCGGCGCTCCCCGAGCGGTGGCGATCCTCTCCGCACCGGTGGTCTCGGGGGGGATGTTCCGCGGGATTCTCTCGGCCCTGGTCGACCTCCAAGCCGTTTGGGACGGCGTGGCCGGCGGGAATCGGACGGGCCACACGATGTTCGCCCTCGACTCCAAGGGAAGGGTCTTCGCCACGAGCGCGCGAAGCAGCGAGGCGCCGGACCGTGACTTCGCCCGGTCGGAGATCGCCCGGAAGTTCCTGAACGCTCCCGGCCGCGCCCGCGAGACGATGCCCTTCACCCTGCAGCGGAACGGGAAGCCGGAGCGGTACCTCGGCTCGTACGAGGTCACACGGGAGGGGTGGGGCGTCTTCGTTCAGGCCAAGGAGCGCCAGGTCTACCTCCCGGTGCGGGACATGGTGGCGAGCACGCTCCGTTGGGCCCTCCTCGCGCTCTCCCTGGCGATCCTGGCCGCCGTCGTGTCCGCCGGGACGCTGTCCACACCCATCGACCGTCTCGCCGCCGCGACGCGGGCGTTCGCGGCGGGGGATCTCTCCCACCGCGTGCAGGTCCGGTCGCGGAACGAGATCGGCGAGCTGGCCGAGGCGTTCAACCGGATGGCGTCTCAGATCGAGGACTCGATCGGACGTCTGAAGCAGGCCGCCGAGGAGAACAACCAGCTGTTCCTCGGCACCATCCGCGCCCTGGCCCAGGCGATCGACACCAAGGACCCGTACACCCGGGGCCACTCGGTCCGCGTCAACAAGTACTCCGTGATCATCGCTCGCTACATCGGCCTGCCGCGGGACGAGATCCAGAACATCCACGTCGCCTCGCTGCTGCACGACGTGGGCAAGATCGGGATCGACGACGCGATCCTCAAGAAGCCCGCGCGCCTCACCGCGGACGAGATGTCGGTGATGAGGACGCACACCGCCCTGGGCGCGAGCATCATGTCGCCGATCCGCCAGATGGCCAAGATCCTGCCCGGGCTGAGGAGCCACCACGAAAGGTGGCGCGGGGACGGGTACCCGGACGCGCTGGAGGGCGAGGCGATCCCGCTCATGGCCCGCATCATCGCGGTCGCCGACACCTTCGACGCGATGACGACGACCCGGCCCTACCAGCGAGCCTGCACGTTCGAGGACGCGGTCCGACGACTGAACGAGATGAAGGGGACCGCCCTCGAGGAGAAGGTCGTGGAGGCGTTCAACCGCGCGTACCACGCCGGCGAGTTCCGCCCCGAGGAACGCGCGTCCCAGGCGGTACAGTCCGCGACGGCCTGA
- a CDS encoding cysteine desulfurase, whose translation MAAVRRIYLDHHATTPLLPEVRAAMEPYLGDRFGNPSAASVYPEGRQAHEAVEAARAKVAALLGARPSEIVFTSGATESDNWALKGAAWARQPGKDHLITCAIEHQAVLEPAAWLGRREIRVTTLGVDSDGRVDPDSVRRAIGPGTFLVSIQMANGEIGTVEPVEAIGEICRERGVLFHVDAAQAVGKIRVAVGSIGADLLSLSAHKIYGPKGTGALFVRRRVRIEPLLHGGGQERGRRSGTVHVAGVVGMGAACEAAARDLDGLASRLAALRDRLWEGISCRISSVRRNGDPVHALPHNLSVTFEGVYAQALVQALRSVSASSGSACSSSNPEPSHVLRAIGLPDALADASLRFGLGRDNTADDIDEVAESLSRAVDRLRSLSPV comes from the coding sequence ATGGCAGCCGTGCGCCGGATCTATCTGGACCACCACGCGACCACACCGCTCCTTCCGGAGGTCCGGGCGGCGATGGAGCCGTACCTCGGGGACCGATTCGGCAACCCGTCGGCGGCTTCGGTCTACCCCGAGGGCCGCCAGGCCCATGAAGCGGTCGAAGCGGCTCGAGCGAAGGTGGCCGCGCTCCTCGGGGCCAGGCCGTCCGAGATCGTCTTCACGTCGGGGGCCACCGAGTCCGACAACTGGGCGCTCAAGGGGGCCGCGTGGGCGCGGCAGCCTGGGAAGGACCATCTGATCACCTGCGCCATCGAGCACCAAGCGGTGCTGGAGCCGGCCGCGTGGCTCGGGCGGCGGGAGATCCGCGTGACGACGCTCGGCGTGGACTCCGATGGACGAGTCGATCCCGACTCGGTCCGTCGCGCGATCGGCCCGGGCACGTTCCTGGTCTCGATCCAGATGGCCAACGGCGAGATCGGCACCGTCGAGCCCGTGGAGGCCATCGGCGAGATCTGCCGCGAGCGCGGCGTCCTCTTCCACGTGGACGCGGCGCAGGCGGTCGGGAAGATCAGGGTGGCGGTCGGCTCGATCGGAGCCGACCTGCTGTCGCTGTCGGCCCACAAGATCTACGGGCCGAAGGGGACGGGCGCGCTGTTCGTCAGGCGGCGGGTGCGGATCGAGCCGCTCCTCCACGGGGGAGGGCAGGAGCGGGGCCGGCGCTCCGGGACGGTGCACGTGGCCGGGGTCGTCGGCATGGGGGCGGCGTGCGAGGCCGCGGCCCGGGACCTCGACGGGCTGGCCTCCCGACTCGCCGCGCTGAGGGACCGCCTGTGGGAGGGGATCTCGTGCCGGATCTCGTCGGTCCGGCGCAACGGCGATCCGGTCCACGCCCTGCCTCACAACCTGAGCGTGACGTTCGAAGGGGTCTACGCGCAGGCGCTGGTTCAGGCGCTCCGATCGGTGTCGGCGTCGAGCGGGTCGGCCTGCTCCTCGTCGAATCCGGAGCCGTCCCACGTTCTGAGGGCGATCGGGCTGCCCGACGCGCTCGCGGACGCCTCGCTCCGCTTCGGCCTGGGACGCGACAACACCGCGGACGACATCGACGAGGTCGCCGAGTCGCTGTCCCGGGCGGTGGACCGTCTCCGCTCCCTCTCTCCGGTCTGA
- a CDS encoding 3-deoxy-D-manno-octulosonic acid transferase: MLWAYNTLALPLRALPPLLEVAAGKSPEAVREWEERRARRLPDMPPGGIWIHGASVGEARIVRLLAAALRAERPGVPLAASAVTRSGRGQLPSPPMVEAAFYAPLDFAGLPGRVLDGIRPRVLVLVETEIWPNLLHEAFGRGVPVAVINGRLAPERMARYRRFRRLFSPLLAGLAKVAALSPDEAERFVELGVRREALTVTGNVKYDLPVPAASEASLRLRFGIAEGRPVVLAGSTGPGEESMVLDAFAEARAEHPSLYLVLAPRHPERAGEVASEMVDRGLSHHRLTAGADVEAGRADVLLVDRVGELASLYAMATAAFVGGTLVPIGGHNVLEPAAAGAPVLVGPHTSHVTETVEALLGAGGAIRVLSPAALAEAWKLLVRDGEERRRIARAAGGVVRTNRGALERTVAVVLSLLDRS, translated from the coding sequence ATGCTCTGGGCGTACAACACGCTGGCCCTGCCGCTCCGGGCCCTCCCTCCGCTCCTCGAGGTCGCGGCGGGTAAGAGCCCCGAGGCCGTGAGGGAGTGGGAGGAGCGCCGGGCGCGGCGGCTTCCCGACATGCCGCCGGGAGGCATCTGGATCCACGGAGCCTCGGTCGGGGAAGCGCGCATCGTGAGGCTCCTGGCCGCGGCCCTCCGCGCGGAGAGGCCCGGGGTGCCCCTCGCCGCATCCGCGGTCACCCGGTCCGGCCGGGGCCAGCTTCCGTCGCCCCCGATGGTGGAGGCGGCGTTCTACGCCCCGCTCGATTTCGCGGGGCTCCCCGGCCGTGTGCTCGACGGCATACGTCCGAGGGTGCTCGTGCTCGTCGAGACCGAGATCTGGCCGAACCTCCTCCACGAGGCCTTCGGCCGCGGCGTCCCGGTAGCCGTGATCAACGGGCGTCTCGCTCCGGAGCGGATGGCGCGATATCGGAGATTCCGCCGCCTCTTCTCGCCGCTCCTCGCGGGCCTCGCAAAAGTCGCCGCCTTGAGCCCGGACGAGGCCGAGCGATTCGTCGAGCTGGGAGTGAGGCGAGAGGCGCTGACGGTGACTGGAAACGTCAAATACGACCTACCCGTTCCCGCGGCGTCGGAGGCTTCGTTACGCCTTAGGTTCGGGATCGCCGAGGGCCGTCCCGTGGTCCTCGCCGGCTCCACCGGGCCGGGCGAGGAGTCGATGGTGCTCGACGCTTTCGCCGAGGCGCGGGCCGAGCACCCGTCGCTCTACCTGGTGCTGGCCCCGAGACATCCGGAGCGGGCGGGCGAGGTTGCTTCGGAGATGGTCGATCGAGGCCTCTCGCATCACCGGCTGACCGCCGGCGCCGATGTCGAGGCCGGTCGGGCCGACGTCCTGCTCGTGGACCGGGTGGGAGAGTTGGCGTCGCTCTACGCGATGGCCACCGCGGCCTTCGTCGGGGGGACCCTGGTGCCGATCGGAGGGCACAACGTCCTGGAGCCGGCCGCGGCGGGAGCGCCGGTCCTCGTCGGCCCGCACACGAGCCACGTGACCGAGACGGTGGAAGCCCTTCTGGGAGCCGGCGGCGCGATCCGCGTCCTGAGCCCCGCGGCTCTCGCGGAGGCGTGGAAACTCCTCGTTCGCGACGGTGAGGAACGCCGGCGGATCGCCCGTGCGGCCGGGGGCGTCGTCCGCACCAACCGCGGCGCGCTCGAGCGGACGGTCGCCGTCGTGCTCTCGCTCCTGGATCGCTCGTGA
- the lpxK gene encoding tetraacyldisaccharide 4'-kinase: MRPPRGGLISTALMPLAWAFGYAVRARNRRYDRPGASTSAPIPVLSVGNLVAGGAGKTPLVAWLVRRLQAEGRRPAIVTRGYGGRAGKGPLLVSSGGGPLAGPEVCGDEPVLLALALAGVTVLAGSDRVAGAKAAAVEGADVVVLDDGFQHRRLSRDLDLVLLDGASPFGNGRLLPAGPLREPAGALARASAVIVTRCLPDADVSALAGTVARYAPGTPVIRAGHRRAGFVGAASEPALKPERVVAFCGIGNPVPFLRDLEEEGVEVVAARVFPDHHPYLPREIEGLRKLARTHRAALVTTEKDRVRVPSPAVDSLLALRIETVVHDEEALLRLVRTALAGFLP; this comes from the coding sequence GTGAGGCCACCTCGCGGCGGGCTGATCTCGACGGCGCTCATGCCGCTCGCCTGGGCGTTCGGGTACGCGGTCCGCGCAAGGAACCGTCGGTACGACCGGCCGGGGGCGTCGACGAGCGCGCCGATCCCCGTTCTGTCGGTGGGGAATCTCGTGGCCGGGGGAGCGGGAAAGACGCCGCTGGTGGCCTGGCTCGTCCGCCGACTCCAAGCCGAAGGACGGAGGCCGGCGATCGTGACCCGGGGGTACGGCGGGCGCGCCGGCAAGGGCCCGCTCCTCGTTTCCTCCGGCGGCGGCCCCTTGGCCGGCCCCGAGGTCTGTGGCGACGAGCCGGTGCTGTTGGCCCTCGCGCTCGCCGGCGTGACCGTGCTGGCGGGGTCGGATCGCGTCGCCGGTGCTAAGGCCGCGGCGGTCGAGGGAGCGGACGTCGTGGTGCTCGACGACGGGTTCCAGCACCGCCGTCTCTCGCGCGACCTCGACCTCGTCCTCCTGGACGGCGCTTCGCCGTTCGGAAATGGCCGGCTCCTCCCCGCGGGACCGCTCCGCGAGCCGGCTGGGGCTCTGGCGCGGGCCTCCGCGGTCATCGTGACGCGGTGCCTCCCGGACGCCGACGTCTCCGCGCTCGCGGGCACCGTGGCGCGCTACGCGCCGGGAACGCCCGTGATCCGCGCGGGGCACCGACGCGCCGGATTCGTCGGCGCGGCCTCGGAGCCGGCGCTGAAGCCGGAGCGCGTCGTGGCGTTCTGCGGGATCGGGAACCCGGTCCCGTTCCTTCGGGACCTCGAGGAGGAGGGGGTCGAGGTCGTCGCCGCGCGGGTCTTTCCCGATCATCACCCGTATCTTCCCCGCGAGATCGAGGGGCTGAGGAAGCTCGCGAGGACGCACCGAGCCGCTCTCGTCACGACGGAGAAGGACCGGGTGCGCGTTCCGAGTCCGGCAGTTGATTCTCTCCTCGCCCTCCGCATCGAGACCGTCGTGCACGACGAGGAGGCGCTCCTCCGCCTGGTGCGGACGGCCCTCGCGGGATTCCTCCCTTGA